GGTGCAGTCCAAAAGGACTTAATTACCACCTGATGAAAAGTATAATCTAGGCACAAGTCGAACCTCCTGAGTAAATCACTGATGTATGTAACTGATATGAAAGCCATcatatgaaaataataattaaaaaatactttatttatacaaaaatCTAGGAAATTACTGTGTTACAGCAGTCAGAATATAAAAAATTAACTTTTATGTATCTGTTTTGTTCTAGCTTTCATTATATATTCTTCAAATGCTATTTTTGCTAGATAATGAAAGTTGGTTTGTATTTGCAGTTTTAGTTATAAaggtttaaacaaaaaaaaaattagtataTTTCcacaaactttttattttttcattaatttgtaAATGTCACTTTAAGTGTTCAGTTtctacaaaaaaaggaaaagtgttttttaaatggagatCTTATCTCAGTAACATGACCAAAAGTATGTAGACATCCCCTACTGTCTTTCCTTTATTCTTAGGATTCTTGTTAATAGAAGTGTAAGAACTGCTTGTTTTTCCTGATAGTAAAGAAGAAGACAACACTCATGGGAACACGCCTGTCACAGGAGATGAGCAAAACTATCAACTTAAAACCTGACAACCAATAAAAATTGTGCATTTGCCCTGGGCTTCAGTAAATAGTTTTACAGTTTGGTGAGGAAGGACCTGACGAGCTTGCATGGAGCCCTGACGTCACCCTCATTCATGCCTCCGAGATAAACTAAAGCAGCAGATGTGATCAACACCTTATCAGCCAGTATCAGTGCTGCACGTCACTGATGGTCTTGTGACTGATAAATTCCCCGCTGCTGTGATCATATGTTCACAAACCTTTGGACACGTAGTGTTTGATGTGAAGCGTAACTGCAGTCTTCTTTCCTCAGCGGACAGTCGGCATGTCTTAGCAGGAAAAGCACTGGTTTATTAATCAGGGCTGCATTCCACTTAGGGGAGGTCCTCCTACTGTGCATGTCTACTCATTGTCATGGTGTACTGGGGCAGTAAATGCACATGAGTCATTATGGTGTCACTTATTCCAcaggtgtttcttttctttggtCAAGGGTCAACATGTGTACAATAAATAATGTGTAAGGCGAAGaaaaaagacagcagaaaaagagaaaattgaaTTAGTTCGCTTTAAATGTAAGTTATATGCTGAAacttgtgtatatatatatatatatatatgtatatatatatatatatatatatatatatatatatatatatatatatatatatgcacatttTTGGAGGAATAGTCCGAAAAGTTATCCATCCATTCCCTTAGCCACTTATCCAACCTAAAGTAGCGGGTAGGGGTTGGAACCTATCTGTTGTGATGGGAGACACCTCTGAGGTGGATGAGAATCTTGTGGGATACACAAGCAGCTGCTggccaaccaatcagagatagcgGTGATTGAAAAGGAGCAGAAgacagcagctgtgatagaTTTGGCAATAGCAGCTGACAGTAGCATTAGATAGAAGGGATATGAGATAATCAAGAATTCCCAGTGACTCAAGGAACAACTGGAAGGTAAAATCAAAGCGTCCCACTGGTAACAGGAGCTGGAATCATGGCTCCAACAGTCTCTGGGAACAACATCAGAGGTCTCTGTCCAGGAAGGTGCAGCCGAACCATCAAATCCTCAAACATCCAGGCCTCTGGAGGAGGACCAAAACTTAAACACGAAACACTGTGTtaccaaatatttttttgcaAATGCAGAAAATCATAATTAATTAGATTTACTGTATCATCACACAACCAAGGGTCTGTGAGGAGGACAGCAACATTTGTGAGGGGGATAAAAGAAACCTTGTGTGGAGCAAAACACAGTAAAAGTGTAGCTGTCACGCTTGGTCCTCATGCTTCAATTGTGCAATCAAAAGTTCCTCAAACTGACAAATGGAGGACATTTTGCATCTTGAAACTTTGGCGTACCCAAATCCATGTTTGATTATACAGAAACCTACCTTAAAATGTGAGcaaaagacataaaaataatagaCACTACAAAGTCCTGATGCTGGGCGACCAGGACGTACTCCTGTACTCCggtactgaatcaaaacacacaTGGATAAGGTTTGAAAATGTGGACGTTTACCTatgtttagtttatttatatagcacatttaattacaacagtAGTGTTGGctaaagtgctgtacaaagaTACAAATTACACAGGCAGATGACTTAAAACATTGATATCAAGTAACAAGTATCAAATAACATCAATGCCAAATAACAGATAGCAGAGAAAATATATAGTCAACAAATCTCAGGAAGCAATCACGCAGATCTGTAAGACTCGGCTCAGAGCCTGTTGGTTTCCACTGACAACATCAATTTTGAAAAcaggcaataaataaataatgtgtatttattttaaaggctACGTAACTTGAAACAGGTGGGTTGTGGTTTTTGTTTCCAGCAAATGCTACTCAGGCCCGTTTTCAGGAATAGTAGTTTTTAGACACAACAGCAGAAAAAAGTATGAGGGCTCTGGTTTGGTCTTCTATGAATTTGTACTCAGGATTACACTGAACTATTTATTCCTGTGGTTGGTTGTGTTGTCAGTGACCTTGCATCTTCATTTGGGAGGATATTTGAGGTTGCTGTCATGTGGTCTAGCTCCTGGAGGACAGCAAAGAGTGCAGCAGGATGCCTGTGGCTACAGAAACGTTGAGAGACTCTATGCCAGGCACCAGCTCCCTGCCCGCTGGGATGGTGAGAAGTGTCTGACACGTGGAGAGCAGCTCCTTGGAGAgtccttctccctctcctcccATCAGCAGCAACGTGGGTTTGGTCATTTTAAAGTCTGAACACTTGGTGATGGGCATCTGAGACACTTCTGCTTCCTGTCCCACTGTGCCAACCACCTGCCAGCCCTGCTCCATCTTCAGCTTCAACATCTCTGCAACGTTTTCATATCCATACACCCCCATCACCTCCATAATGCCCGAGCTCGCCTTGCTGACCACTGGAGACAGCGGGCAGGTGTAGCGAAGACTGCTGGCGACTCTGTCCACCCCGAGGAAATAAGCAGAGCGCAGGATGGCGCCAAGGTTCATGGGGTCCTGGATTCTCTCCAGAATGAGCCACAGAGGGGCATCTTTCCTGCTGGGTGCAGAATCCTCGGTGAGGTAGCTCAGGGGACTGGCAAGCAGGCACACTCCCTGATGGACTCCCCCATTGGACATCTTGTCCAGCTCCTTTCTGCTGACCCGATGGACTCGAACTCCTCGCAGATGAGCCTCCTCGCACACCTTCAACACAGACGCCCTGTGAGAGGCCTCGCCGTCTTTTACAAACAGCTTATGGACCCTCCTCCTTCCCTGAGTGAGAGCCAAGAAGCAGGGAGCAACGCCAAAAACAACCTCGCAGTCCTTAGATTTAGCCTCAGGTGCAGGTTTCTGCTTCACctgcctctccctctctgcagGGAAATCTTCCAAGCACAGTTTCCTGAGTTCAGGTGACACTCTGAAGTCATCTCCCCTCATCTGCTTCTGCAGCAGTGAAATCTCACTTTTAAACACTTTTCTCTGAGTTGACCCCTCATGCTCCTGCCCTTCTGCAGGCTTGTGCTGGACCCTGGAGCGCCCCCTCACTACAGGGCTGACCTTGCTGTCCTTTGGGCTCAGGTGTGAAGCTGTTAAGTGGTAAAAGGCAACCTGGGAGGCTGAAAAAGGTGCGTGAAATCTTCTGTTCAATACAAGCAGCAACCTGTGCTGATTTGCAATAAATCCAGCCATATTTATACAAGGGGCAGCCTCTGCACTGGAGAAACTCGAATCAGCTTCCCGAGAAGTCCATCAATCCACAGATGTGTCAGAGACCTTCACTGATAATCTGTCACGAGGAGTTAAAGAACCAACTTCCTATCTCAGCAGACATGCTTGTAGCCTTTATGCACATGTGCAATTCAGTCTCAGCAAGCAGCGGATATTATGACCTGACGTGGAGTCATttaccctacaaaataaaagcctcagACTGCTAGTCTGATGACAGGCGTCACCCAAAGCTGGAAGTGTATGGAATTGAAATAATACATTTCgcataaataacatttttcttACGGGGTCAA
This sequence is a window from Pelmatolapia mariae isolate MD_Pm_ZW linkage group LG8, Pm_UMD_F_2, whole genome shotgun sequence. Protein-coding genes within it:
- the mrm1 gene encoding rRNA methyltransferase 1, mitochondrial; this encodes MAGFIANQHRLLLVLNRRFHAPFSASQVAFYHLTASHLSPKDSKVSPVVRGRSRVQHKPAEGQEHEGSTQRKVFKSEISLLQKQMRGDDFRVSPELRKLCLEDFPAERERQVKQKPAPEAKSKDCEVVFGVAPCFLALTQGRRRVHKLFVKDGEASHRASVLKVCEEAHLRGVRVHRVSRKELDKMSNGGVHQGVCLLASPLSYLTEDSAPSRKDAPLWLILERIQDPMNLGAILRSAYFLGVDRVASSLRYTCPLSPVVSKASSGIMEVMGVYGYENVAEMLKLKMEQGWQVVGTVGQEAEVSQMPITKCSDFKMTKPTLLLMGGEGEGLSKELLSTCQTLLTIPAGRELVPGIESLNVSVATGILLHSLLSSRS